A window of Paraburkholderia sp. ZP32-5 genomic DNA:
GGCGCAATAACGGAACGCGCACCGGGGAAGATACGACTGGAATTCGCCGTTGAAAAACCTGCTTACAACAGTTCTTTTCATCCACCATCAACATCGTGTGCATGGATAACACCGTTTAGCAGAAGGCCTTTTTTGACCCGGCGCAAACGCGCGGCAGTTTAAATCGACGGCTACCCGGCGACTTTCTTCAGACCGATACGCCGGATGCGAAGCCACCGGCGACGAACACACGGAGCAACGATGATAGCGCCAAAGCCCGCATTTTTTTGCCCCTGTCGAAATGGTTTCGAAAAAAATCTCCGACGCCGGTTATAACGGGTAATACGCGGATGAGCGCGGTGTCGTTAATTAACGGCAGCTTATCCAGAATCTTTAACTGCCCGGTTTCGCTCCAGTTCACAAATGTACGCCAATCGTAATCCCCGAAAAAAATCCTTGAATATGCGCTGATTACGCGCGCGGCCTTGATTTTTATGGCTTTCCCATTACGGTCCCATTACGCAAACACCAGACGGCGGTGTACGATTCGAGCCACACCGATTCGCACGCGGCGAAACTTTAGAGGACCTCCTCGCTTGCCATCCGGTGTTTTACTAGCTTCCCAATTTTTTTGAACTGATAAGCTTGCCCCGCGCTGTTGGCCACTCCGGCCGGCAGCATGAACGAAGCCCGTCGCGAATCGCGCCGGGCCACCTGCGGCGGCACAACCGCCGCGGGCGTAATTGAACTACACCGAGGAGTAAAAACAGTGAAAAAACTGCTAGCGGCTTTGACGGTTGCTCTGATTGCCACCGTCTCGATTGGCGCACACGCTAAAGATTGGTCGACGATCCGTTTTGGCGTTGACGCCAGCTATCCCCCGTTCGAGTCGAAAGGCGCGGACGGCAAGCTCGTTGGCTTCGATATCGACCTCGGCAACGAAATCTGCAAGCGCGTGGGCGCGAAGTGCGTGTGGGTCGAGAACGACTTCGACGGCATGATCCCGGCGCTGAAGGCGAAGAAGTTCGACGGCGTGCTGTCGTCGATGTCGATGACGCCGCAACGTGCCGAACAGGTCGCGTTCTCGTCGAAGCTGTTCAACACGCCGACGCGCCTCGTCGCGAAGAAGGGTTCGGGCATCCTGCCGACCGCTGATTCGCTGAAGGGCAAGTCGGTCGGCGTCGAACAGGGCACGATCCAGGAAACCTACGCGAAGACCTACTGGGAGCCGAAGGGCACCAAGGTCGTGCCGTATCAGAACCAGGACCAGGTCTATGCCGACCTGATCTCGGGCCGTCTGGATGCAGCACTGCAAGACGCGGTGCAGGCTGAGCAAGGCTTCCTGAAGACGCCGCGCGGCGCGGGCTTCGACTTCGTCGGCAAGAACCTCGACGATCCGAAGATCCTCGGCAATGGCGCGGGCATCGGCATGCGCAAGGAAGACACCGATCTGAAGGCGAAGGTCGACAAGGCGATCGCCGACATGATCAAGGACGGCACCTACAAGAAGATCGAACAGAAGTACTTCGACTTCGACGTGTACGGCAGCTAAATCGGTCGAGCACGCCGCACGGCGTGCCGGCTGATCTGATTGCCCCAAAACGGGCTCCGCGTCGCGGGGCCCGTTTTGTTTTGGTCCGCGCGCAAGCGGGCATCGCGAGCCGCGTTGCTGGGTACATCGCGGTCCAGATTCGGCTAAGATCGTGCGACACGCGGGACTCATGACACCACCCCGGAGACAATCCCGCAGCGCGCCACCCGCCCGGATATCCCCCGGTCGAGCCTGAAACCGGCCCGTCGCGGCGCGCATCTTTCCCCATGCAATCAACTACATAGCGCGGCTCACTACACTGAACCGCGAAGCCAAAAATCATGCAAACGCAAAATCATCCGCTGATCGCCCCATCGCTTGGCACCGCCCGCAGCCTGACGAGTTTTCACTACGGTCCCAGCGGCGGACAGAAGATCTACATCCAGTCGTCGCTGCACGCGGACGAGCTGCCCGGCATGCTGGTGTCGTGGGCACTGCGCCGCAAGCTCGCCGCGCTCGAAGCCGCGGGCAAGCTGCGCGGCGAAGTCGTGATCGTGCCGGTGCCCAATCCGGTCGGCCTCAATCAGCATCTGCTCGGCCATCTGATGGGACGCTTCGAAACCGGCACCGCGCAGAACTTCAACCGCAACTTTTACGACCTCGCGGCGCTCGTGCTGCCGGTCATCGAATCGCGTCTCAGCGGCGACATCGACGCCAATCGCAGCGCGATTCGCGCGGCGATGCGCGAAGCGCTCGACGCGCAGGAACCGACCACCGAACTCGCATCGCAACGCCTCGCGCTGCAGAAGCTGTCGTACGACGCCGACGTGGTGCTCGATCTGCATTGCGACTGGGAAGCCGCGATGCACATCTATACGAACCCCGATCTGTGGCCGGACGTCGAGCCGCTCGCGCGCTATCTGGACGCGAAGGCATCGCTGCTCGCGCTCAATTCGGTGGGCAATCCGTTCGACGAGATCCACAGCTTCTGCTGGTCGGATCTGCGCGGCCGGTTCGGCGAGCGCTTCCCGATTCCGAACGGCGGCATCTCGGTCACGGTCGAACTGCGCGGCCAGCGCGAAGTGTCGTACGAGTACGCGGAGCAGGACTCGCAGGCGATCATCGAATATCTGACCTCTCGCGGCGTGATCGACGGCGAAGCGGCCCCGCTGCCGCCGCTCGAATTCGCCGCGACGCCGCTCGCCGGCACCGAGCCGCTGGTCGCGCCGATCAGCGGCGTGCTCGTGTACCGCTGCGAAGTCGGCACCTGGGTCGACGCGGGCCATCCGATCGCGGACATCGTCGATCCGTTGACGGACCGCGTCGTCACGATCAAGAACAGCGTGGCCGGCGTGCTGTACGCGCGGCATCTGGCGCGCTTCGCGACCGCCGGGCTCGAGTTCGCGCGCATTGCCGGCGCGAAGGCGTTCAGAAGCGGTTCGTTGTTGAGCAATTGACACATAGCCGGCGCACAATTCGCGCAACTGACGCGCCATGCAGTCGACCGGAAAGCTGATCCGACCAACTGCGAAAGAAAAATGGAAGCCACTCGTTTAAACACGTAAGCGAATCCATTGATTGACAAAAAAAATCGCCTACCGCCCGGTAGGCGATTTTCTTTTATGCAACCGAAGAGCCGCACCACGCCAC
This region includes:
- a CDS encoding succinylglutamate desuccinylase/aspartoacylase family protein, whose product is MQTQNHPLIAPSLGTARSLTSFHYGPSGGQKIYIQSSLHADELPGMLVSWALRRKLAALEAAGKLRGEVVIVPVPNPVGLNQHLLGHLMGRFETGTAQNFNRNFYDLAALVLPVIESRLSGDIDANRSAIRAAMREALDAQEPTTELASQRLALQKLSYDADVVLDLHCDWEAAMHIYTNPDLWPDVEPLARYLDAKASLLALNSVGNPFDEIHSFCWSDLRGRFGERFPIPNGGISVTVELRGQREVSYEYAEQDSQAIIEYLTSRGVIDGEAAPLPPLEFAATPLAGTEPLVAPISGVLVYRCEVGTWVDAGHPIADIVDPLTDRVVTIKNSVAGVLYARHLARFATAGLEFARIAGAKAFRSGSLLSN
- a CDS encoding ABC transporter substrate-binding protein, yielding MKKLLAALTVALIATVSIGAHAKDWSTIRFGVDASYPPFESKGADGKLVGFDIDLGNEICKRVGAKCVWVENDFDGMIPALKAKKFDGVLSSMSMTPQRAEQVAFSSKLFNTPTRLVAKKGSGILPTADSLKGKSVGVEQGTIQETYAKTYWEPKGTKVVPYQNQDQVYADLISGRLDAALQDAVQAEQGFLKTPRGAGFDFVGKNLDDPKILGNGAGIGMRKEDTDLKAKVDKAIADMIKDGTYKKIEQKYFDFDVYGS